A region of the Variovorax sp. 54 genome:
ATCGCCTCGACCGTCTCGGCCTGCACCAGCAGGCAGGTCTGTGCGTTGGCTTCGTGCAGGTAGTCGGGATACGCCTGCCAGCGCGAGGCGCGCGCCAGCGCACTGCCCATGCCGCGGATGCCTTCGGGCGGGTAGCGCATGCCCTGCACCAGCTTGGCGGCCTGCTCGGCGGTGTCGACCATCGGCACCAGCAGCGTCTGCGCGCCGATGTCCAGGTACTGCTTGATCAGCGTGGTGTCGCCGACGGGAATGCGCACGATGGGGTGCGAGCGCTGCGCGTCGGGCTGCGCCGACCACGCGCTGGAAATGCCCTGCAGTTGCGCGAGCACCGAGCGCACGTCGTTGGGCGCGTGCTCGCCGTCGACCAGCAGCCAGTCGTAGCCGGTGCCGGCCAGCAGCTCGGCCACGTAGCCGTCGCCCAGGCCGACCCACAGGCCGATTTGCGCTTGGCCGGCCTGCATGGCCTGCTTGAAAGTGTTGAGTGGGGTGTGCATGGAAAAAACTCGTCAGACGAAACGGAAAGCGATGGAGCCCAAAGGGCCGTAGTCGGCGTGGAAGGTGTCGCCCGGCACGGCGGTGGTGGGGCGCGTGAACGAACCGCCCAGCACGATCTCGCCGGCTTCGAGGCATTCGTCCCACGGCGCGAGCTTGTTCGCGAGCCAGGCCACGCCGGTGGCCGGGTGGTTGAGCACGGCCGCGG
Encoded here:
- the hpaI gene encoding 4-hydroxy-2-oxoheptanedioate aldolase → MHTPLNTFKQAMQAGQAQIGLWVGLGDGYVAELLAGTGYDWLLVDGEHAPNDVRSVLAQLQGISSAWSAQPDAQRSHPIVRIPVGDTTLIKQYLDIGAQTLLVPMVDTAEQAAKLVQGMRYPPEGIRGMGSALARASRWQAYPDYLHEANAQTCLLVQAETVEAMKNLDAIAATPGVDGVFIGPADLSASMGFVGQPNHPEVQAVIADAVARIRKAGKAAGILSTTEEQARKWLAAGALFVAVGVDTILLAAAAKQLLAKYKTAPGATAPNGY